From one Synergistaceae bacterium genomic stretch:
- a CDS encoding adenosylcobinamide-GDP ribazoletransferase → MKKTFEAYMSKLESEIRNTRFSFNFLSRFVVIWTLLTRIPLPKRFWPEENIQGKDALVLSPIVGGIIGMLTAMIVLFFSLLRIGNLPAAWIGAAFYVLSGWAMHLDGWSDLWDGLGSGRSKEELRSVIKDSCLGSYGVIGLILALALWTTLLASVPNTQKIAALMVAASTGRFAMCVAALKGEYPWEKGLAKGWVDGFEGYDIFLSFICSLFFMPIAPLSWLISMFLASISSYFLAVHMNKKLGGVNGDVLGAVAVLGELLSLLVFAL, encoded by the coding sequence ATGAAAAAAACTTTTGAAGCTTATATGAGCAAATTAGAGAGCGAAATTCGCAATACTCGCTTTTCTTTTAATTTCTTGTCTCGCTTTGTGGTTATATGGACTTTATTAACACGTATTCCCCTACCTAAACGTTTTTGGCCGGAAGAAAATATTCAAGGCAAAGATGCGCTCGTTCTTTCTCCGATTGTCGGAGGCATAATTGGCATGCTAACAGCCATGATTGTTCTCTTTTTTTCCCTTTTACGTATCGGAAATCTTCCTGCAGCGTGGATTGGAGCAGCATTTTATGTTCTTTCAGGCTGGGCTATGCATCTTGACGGCTGGAGTGATCTTTGGGACGGGTTGGGTTCTGGAAGAAGCAAAGAAGAGCTTCGCTCTGTGATAAAAGACAGCTGTCTCGGCTCTTATGGGGTTATCGGATTAATTTTAGCACTAGCTCTTTGGACAACCTTGCTTGCTTCCGTGCCAAACACGCAAAAAATAGCCGCACTGATGGTTGCCGCTTCAACAGGAAGATTTGCAATGTGTGTCGCAGCCTTAAAAGGTGAATATCCCTGGGAAAAAGGCCTGGCAAAAGGATGGGTGGATGGGTTTGAGGGATATGACATTTTTCTCTCCTTTATCTGTTCTCTTTTTTTCATGCCCATTGCTCCGCTCTCTTGGCTTATTTCAATGTTTTTAGCCTCAATCTCCTCCTATTTTTTAGCTGTGCACATGAACAAAAAGCTTGGTGGAGTTAATGGCGATGTGCTTGGTGCAGTCGCTGTTTTGGGAGAGCTGTTATC